The Nitrospirota bacterium region GTTGATCGAGGCGATGAAGGACGGGGCCGTCAAGCGGCACGCCATCATGTCGCTGGGGATGATCGGGGACGCCAGGGCCCTGCCGGTGGTGTTGGATGCGATGCGCGGGAAGGGCATCCGCCAGGACGGCACGCCGACTCCCGGTTGTATCGTAAGCGAGGAAGCCTTCATCAAGGAAGCGGCGGCGACCGCCTTGGGTCACTTCCGGGACCCGCGCGTGATCCCGGAGTTGATTATGATGCTCAAGGACGGGGTCTTGCGTGAACGGGCCGCTGCCTCTCTGGTGCTGATCGGCGACACGGCCATCGAGCCCCTCGTCGCCTTTTTGCACGATCCCAAGGCGTCGGAGGTGGAGTCCAACGAACGGGCTCTCTCTTTTGCCACCAGCCGGTTGAGCGCCACCGATGCGCTGCGGAAGCTGACCCTTGAAACGCTCCATAAGCTGGGCTGGGACGTGCCGCTGGAAGACGAACGAGAAGTGAGTTCCAGCCAGACCGATAACCTCCGGGTGGACATGCCGCTGGGAGACACCGGGCGGTTCGGCCCCTCCGGCGATACGATCGGCACGTAATCCGCGCGGTGGAGTTCCGGCGAGACTGGCGTGCGAGCCGAGCACGATGGCCGATTACGTTGGCGAACAGATTGCCGCGCTCAAGGATGAGGATTGGGCGGTCCGCGAAGAGGCGGCTTCCGCGCTGGGGGCCAGCCGGGATGCGCGGGCCGTGGCACCTTTGGTGGCGCTGCTGAGCGACGGCGATCGGGCGGTGCGTCAGGCCGCGATCGCCGCCTTGACCGCCATCGGGGAGGCGGCGGTGCCGGCGCTGGGAGCCTGCCTGGCGGCTCCCGATTTAAACGTGCAGGAGTCCGCCGCGTCGATCCTGTCCGGGATCGCCGACCGCCGCGTCTTGGAACCCCTGCGCGCCGCGCTGGGGAGTCCCGATTGGATCGTCCGGATGCATGCGGCCCAGGCGCTGGGCCGGATCGGGGATGCCGGGGCGGTGGACGTCCTCATGCCGCTCCTGCAGGACAAGGTCAAGGCGGTGCGGGTGGATGCGGCCCAGGCGCTGGTGGCCATCGGTCAACCCTCCGTGCCCCACTTGCTGGACGCGATCAAGCATGAAGAATGGGTGGTCCGGCTGCATGCGGTGGAGGCGCTGGGACGGCTGAAATCCACCGAGTCGGTGGAGCCGCTCCTGTGGCTCCTCTTCAACGACCAGGACCAGGCGATTCGCGAAGACGCGGTCCGGTCGCTGGGGGAGATCGGCGATGCGCGGGCGGTGGATTTTCTCTTCCTGGCGATGAAGGACGTGGGCCTGCGCCATTTGGCTATCGAGGCGCTGGGCAAGATCGGCGATCGGCGGGCGGTTTCGGTTCTGGTGGAGGTGGTCACGGGAGCCAGCCGGCCGGCCGACAGCCGTGCGATTGCCGGGTGCGGCGATCGGTGGGATACGGAAATGCATGCCATGGAAGCGGCGGTGCGGGCATTGGCGTTGATCCGGGAAGAAGCCACGATTCCGACCTTAGTGGGCGCGCTGCAGAATACGGTGGTGCGGGCGGAAGCCGCCGCCGCGCTCGTTTCGTTCGGGCCGCCGGCCATCCCGTTTTTGTTGGGGGTGCTCAAGAGCGAGCGGGACGAGAACATTCTCTTCCACGCCAAAGATACGCTGGCGCAACTGGGCTGGCGCTCGGGGAGAATCTGAGCGGGTATGCCCAAGGAGTCGCTTGAGACGCTGATCTCCGAGCTGGTCCATGAAGAGGACTGGCGGCGGATGCGCGCCACGGCCGCCTGTCTGAAGGGCGGGCCCAAGGCGGTCCAGGCGCTGATCCATGTGCTGGAGACCGGGAGCGCGGCTCTGAAAATCGAAGCCGCGGGTATGCTGGCCCGGATCAAGGACCCCCATGGAGGCGTGCCGCTGGTGCGGCTGCTCCGAGACGAGGACCCGACGGTTTGCAAGGCAGGGGCTTTGGCACTGGAGCAGCTGGCCGGCGTGCTGGATCAGGCTGCGGCCCAGGCATTGGTGGAAGACCTCCATACGATGGCGGACGAGGGGCAACGGGCCACGGTGATCGCCCTCCTCGGAGTCATCCCCAACGCGATCCAGCCCTTGTGCGCCATGCTGAAGCACCAGGATGCCGCAGCCCGGGAAACCGCCGCCATCATTTTGGAACATTTGCTGGACCCTCGCTCGGCCGATGCGTTGGTGGATGCGATAACCGACCAGGCTGTGGCCGTCATTGCCATGCGCACGCTGAAGAAGCTGGGCGCGATCCGGGATCGGATCGATCAGATTTTTAATGCCTTGCGCGATGTCGAGGGGAGCGGCGAACGTGAGGAGGCCAGAATGGCCGCGGTCGTAGATTTGCTCGGCATCGGACGCCCGATGGTGGAGATCCTGATCGAGTATTTGGAGGACGAGGATTGGGTGGTGCGCGAAGCGGCGGCCGACTTGCTGGGCAAGATCGGCGATCTCCGTTCCGTGGATCCGCTCATGGAGCGGCTGCGGCAGGACAAGGATACGGGTGTCAAGGAGCTGGCCATGAAGTCGCTGGGCTTGATTGGCGATGCCCGCCCCATGCAGCTCTATATCGACGGCTTGCCGATCCGCCCGCTCCGGCCGCTGGCCATGGAGGCCCTGGCCAAGATCAAGGACGTGGAGGTGTTGCGCCCGTATCAGGACTTGTTTGAACAG contains the following coding sequences:
- a CDS encoding HEAT repeat domain-containing protein → MPKESLETLISELVHEEDWRRMRATAACLKGGPKAVQALIHVLETGSAALKIEAAGMLARIKDPHGGVPLVRLLRDEDPTVCKAGALALEQLAGVLDQAAAQALVEDLHTMADEGQRATVIALLGVIPNAIQPLCAMLKHQDAAARETAAIILEHLLDPRSADALVDAITDQAVAVIAMRTLKKLGAIRDRIDQIFNALRDVEGSGEREEARMAAVVDLLGIGRPMVEILIEYLEDEDWVVREAAADLLGKIGDLRSVDPLMERLRQDKDTGVKELAMKSLGLIGDARPMQLYIDGLPIRPLRPLAMEALAKIKDVEVLRPYQDLFEQLKTDRDGLVSYNAGMIVDKLQAAAMQAEQAAATEGGEDE
- a CDS encoding HEAT repeat domain-containing protein, which encodes MADYVGEQIAALKDEDWAVREEAASALGASRDARAVAPLVALLSDGDRAVRQAAIAALTAIGEAAVPALGACLAAPDLNVQESAASILSGIADRRVLEPLRAALGSPDWIVRMHAAQALGRIGDAGAVDVLMPLLQDKVKAVRVDAAQALVAIGQPSVPHLLDAIKHEEWVVRLHAVEALGRLKSTESVEPLLWLLFNDQDQAIREDAVRSLGEIGDARAVDFLFLAMKDVGLRHLAIEALGKIGDRRAVSVLVEVVTGASRPADSRAIAGCGDRWDTEMHAMEAAVRALALIREEATIPTLVGALQNTVVRAEAAAALVSFGPPAIPFLLGVLKSERDENILFHAKDTLAQLGWRSGRI